A single region of the Enterococcus mundtii genome encodes:
- a CDS encoding ferredoxin — MSLLCKLVPERCIACGLCQIEAPDIFDYDEEGIVLFAQEPEAHQQFVQPLEEANVTKAYQKCPVRAILLEKEN; from the coding sequence ATGTCATTATTATGTAAATTAGTTCCTGAACGTTGTATCGCATGTGGTCTATGTCAAATCGAGGCGCCTGATATCTTTGATTATGATGAAGAAGGAATCGTCTTATTTGCACAAGAACCAGAAGCACATCAACAATTCGTTCAGCCTTTAGAAGAAGCCAACGTAACCAAAGCTTATCAAAAATGTCCGGTTCGAGCAATCTTATTGGAAAAAGAAAATTGA